From Dehalococcoidia bacterium:
GTAACGTGGGCGGGTGGTAGGGTTGGCACTGCGCATGTCTTACCGGCAAGAGCGAGGCGCTCTACGGCCCGCACAGCGATAGTACGGCCGCCCGCGCCGCGGAAGTGACAAACATGAGCCCCAGCCTGAAGGTTGGGGCATCAACCGGCAAAGCAATCTGGTTCCCTTGAGGAGCGGGGGCGGCCTAGTACACCACCTGCTCTTCGGCCAGCTTTTCGATCTCCTCTTTCGACATCCCGACCAGCTCGCCGAGCACGTACTCGTTGTCCTGCCCCAGCAGCGGCCCGTGCCGCCTGATCTCCGCCGGCGTCTTCGACAAACGCCACATGGGAGCGACGACCATCTTCTCGCCCATAAGCGGGTGCTCCACGGGCGTGAGCGTGCCGCGCGCTTTCACCTGCTCGTCCTGCACCAGCGACGGCCCGTCGTAGACCGGCATGGCCGCCACACCCGCCTTCTGCAGCGTCTCGACGATCTCGTGCTGGTCGTGCGCTGACGTCCACTCGCCGATGACGGCGTCCAGCGCGTCCTGGTTCTGCCAGCGGCTCAGGCAGTCGGCGAAGCGCTCGTCTTCCTTCAACCGCTTGTCGCCGATAGTCTCGCAGAGCGCCCGCCACTCCTCGTCGCTGCCGACGGCTATGCTGACCCACTGGTTCTCGCCCTTGGAGCGGTAGCATCCGTGAGGAGCCATGAACTTGCTGCGGTTGCCCATTCGCGGAGGCACGCGCCGGTTCATGCTGTAGTCCAGGAACACGTCGCCCATCAGCGCGCTCACCGCTTCCGCCGAGGAGAGGTCGATGTACTGTCCTTTGCCCGTCCGCTTGCGATAGTGGAGCGCGGCGAGTACGGCGAAAGCCGACGTGCTGCCCACGCGGAGGTCGATCGAGCCCATGAGGGGCGCGGGACGCCCGCCCGGTCGGCCGGTGATGTACGCAAGTCCGCCCATCGCGGCGAAAGTCGGCGCGTAGCCGGTATACGACCGCTCGGGTCCCGTGCCTCCAACGGCAGACGAGGACAGCATGATGATGTCCGACTTGACCTGGCGCAGCGCCTCGTAGCCCAGCCCCAGCCTGTCCATCACGCCCGGCCGCATGTTCTCCATTACGACATCGCTCACCTTCACGATCGCCTTCGCTATCTCGACGGCGCGGGGCTGGCTCAGGTTCAGGGTGACGCTCAGCTTGTTGAGGTTCAGCGTGTTGAAGATGAAGGAACTGTCGGGGCCGACCATCGGCCCGGCTACGAGCGAGCGCAGGCGCGAGTGGTCGAGCCGGCGACGGCTTTCCACTTTGATCACTTCGGCGCCCATGAGGGCAAGTATGAGGCTCGCCTGCGGGCCCGCCCACGCCCAGGTGAAGTCGACTACCCTTATGCCTTCGAGAGGCGCCTTCTTCGACACTTCCGTCTTCCGCTCCTTAGATCACGCCCGCTGCGGCCAGGCGCACCAGCTCCTGGCGCGAGTAGCCG
This genomic window contains:
- a CDS encoding CoA transferase — translated: MSKKAPLEGIRVVDFTWAWAGPQASLILALMGAEVIKVESRRRLDHSRLRSLVAGPMVGPDSSFIFNTLNLNKLSVTLNLSQPRAVEIAKAIVKVSDVVMENMRPGVMDRLGLGYEALRQVKSDIIMLSSSAVGGTGPERSYTGYAPTFAAMGGLAYITGRPGGRPAPLMGSIDLRVGSTSAFAVLAALHYRKRTGKGQYIDLSSAEAVSALMGDVFLDYSMNRRVPPRMGNRSKFMAPHGCYRSKGENQWVSIAVGSDEEWRALCETIGDKRLKEDERFADCLSRWQNQDALDAVIGEWTSAHDQHEIVETLQKAGVAAMPVYDGPSLVQDEQVKARGTLTPVEHPLMGEKMVVAPMWRLSKTPAEIRRHGPLLGQDNEYVLGELVGMSKEEIEKLAEEQVVY